Proteins encoded by one window of Lathyrus oleraceus cultivar Zhongwan6 chromosome 1, CAAS_Psat_ZW6_1.0, whole genome shotgun sequence:
- the LOC127079792 gene encoding uncharacterized protein LOC127079792, protein MEQEAEQPVQIQGGSSDGSESDLVSRVRKLLFRRMLIGIKDGRFFLGNFYCIDKQGNIILQDTVEYRSTRRSAPSPMEQRCIGLILIPSSCRTSCHVDFSVDEQLSLLSLNEK, encoded by the coding sequence ATGGAACAAGAAGCAGAACAACCTGTTCAAATTCAAGGAGGGAGCTCAGACGGTTCAGAATCAGATCTAGTTAGTCGGGTAAGGAAGCTTCTGTTTCGCCGGATGTTGATTGGGATCAAGGATGGAAGATTCTTCTTGGGTAACTTCTATTGCATTGACAAGCAAGGGAATATTATTCTTCAGGATACCGTGGAGTATCGTAGCACTCGACGTTCGGCACCTTCTCCTATGGAACAGAGGTGCATTGGTCTTATTCTCATTCCTTCTTCTTGTCGCACGTCCTGTCATGTGGATTTCTCCGTAGATGAACAATTGTCACTTCTATCACTTAATGAAAAATGA